CGAGTAGGCGAGCACCAGTTGGGCGGCCTACGATTGTCTGCCGGACTTCGCTACTATTTGCTGGAGCAGGTCTATATCAAGGCGGAATACTTCAAGGCGGGGACTATCCTCTCAATCAAGAATCGAACCGGATTTGGGTTTATCGGCGCAGGACAGAATCACGAAAGGCACAGCTACCAGGAGCAGGGCTATCGCTTTGGGGCTGGCGTCGCCTTTGAATGGGGGACGCCCGAGCCGCCAGCGGGCGAGCCTGACAGCTATCGCCCTACGACGCCGGAGGCTGATGATAGGCCCTCCGATTCCCAGAATAACGGAGACAAACGCGACTTTGAGCCGTCGCCTCCTGACCAGGAGCAAATGCCGCCCTCCGACGAGGCAATTCAACTATGACGCGCCTGTCTTTGCTTTCGAGAGTGGCGCAAATCATAGGAAGTCTCCTCTTCCTGATAGTTTGCTCCAGCAACTCGCCGGATGAGGCGCAGGAGTCAGACCTCCTGCTCAACACGATACTTGCGGTCAATCGGCTGGGGGCGTTCAATGGAATGGGCCCCGACCGAGCTCCGCAGCGACCGTCGGAGAACCCTCCGTTTGTTACGATCACGTCGCTAAGCTCCAGTCAATTCCAGGACGCTATACACGATACTACAGATGTAGACTGGTACCGATTCACCAAGGACAGCAGTTTCATTTACATTGGCGTTGGCGGCGTCGGCAGCTCCTTTTCCTGTTGCCCGAGCATGGCGACTGTCCACGAAGTATCCGTGGCAGATGTAAATGATTCTGCGCTGTGGACGGCCAGCGCCGATGGCGCGTTTCCCTGCACGGCTGCACATTTTTGCAGAGACTCGTATCGCTCGCCGAGCTATCTGAGCAACGCAATACTGTCCGTGTCCAATCTGACCAATAGCGTGAGTTATCTGCTGCGAATTCAGGATGCTGGTCGGGGCGGCGCACCCTGTCGCTACGCGATCACCCGTTGATTTTCGCTCAATGCTTAAATGACGCCGCGCTCACGCCAGATATTCCAGATGGCCTGCGCATCCGCCGGCCTGGTATGCCAGCGTCGATGCAGCCAGTAGTAGTCCTCTGGAAAAAGTCGAACTTTCTCTTCAAGCAGCCGCACCCAGTTCAGCGTGAACTGCCGTTCCCATTCCGCCGCATCGCCCTTTGGATCTAGCGCCGGCCGCGGCAATTCCTGTACCTGAAAATGCAGCCTGCTTCTTTCGTCGTGCCAGGACCAGCAGAACACGATGGGCGCATCCGTCATTCGCGCAAAGAGCGCCGGGCCCTGATAAGTGGAGGCCAGCTGGCCCATGAAGGGATAGAACTCGCCGCTCTGGCCGGCATCTTGATCGGCTATGAACGCTACCATGTTGCCTTTTTTCAAGTGCTGCAAAATTAGCCGCGGGCTCTCATCGGTATAGATTAACTTAATATTCTGGCTGGCGCGAACGCGCTCGATCCAGGCATTCGACCATGGATTGCTCTGCCGCTTGGCAAGGACGTGCAACTCCGAGGTGCGAATGGATGAAGTAAGACCGATGCCCATCCATTCCCAGCTGCCCAGGTGGCCGAGCACCAGAATGCCGCCCTTGCTCAGCAGCCGGCGATGCAATTCTCCGCCGTCCGGTTCCAGGACAATGTGCTCTGGAACCTCGCGCGGGCGAATACGGGGCTCGTGGATGAACTCATTGGTCAGTCGCGCCAGGCTGCGCAGGTTTTGGCGGCAGATGCGCGCTCGTTCCGCCGACGATTTGTCCGGAAAGCTGGCGTCTACGTTGTTCACAATGCGCTTGCGGAAGGAGCTGCTCAGACCAAAGAGCAGACGACAGAACCAGAAGAGTTGCAGCTCGCTGAAGCGAAAGGGCATCAGCGAAAGCGGAAAAATCATCAAACGCACCAGGGCGTACTCGAGGAATTTACGGGGCGTGCGCTCGACCTTCTTCTCTCGTGCCAAGTCTTGCTCCAGCTGCAAGGGAATGTTGCGTTTGATTCGCCTGCCGTGCGCCTTGCGTCAACCGCATATTGGAAGCGCGTCGCCGCGCTGTCGCGCTCTTGGACTTGACGGCCCCTGTCCTCCGTCGGGACTGGCCTTAGTCGCCCGACCAATTTTGGTCAGGCGCCCGGACGGTCTATGAATCTGGCCAGCCTCTCCATCAAGCGCCCCATTTTCATTTCCAGCATTGTCATTTTGATGCTGGCCATGGGCGGCATTGCCCTCAACCGCCTGGGCATTGATCTATTTCCAAAGGTAACCTTTCCCTATGTGCTGGTAACGACGACCTACCTGGGCGCTGGGCCGGAGGAAGTGGAAAATCTCATTTCGCGGCCTATCGAAGAGCAGCTGTCCAGTATTGCCGGAATTAAGCGCGTCTCCTCTCGCAATCAAGAGGGTCTGTCAGTGGTGATAGCCGAATTCACCCTGCAGACGGATATCAAGTACGCAGAGCAACAGGTGCGCGATAAAGTTGGTACCGCGCGCGTCGATTTTCCGGCCGACGCTGATGAATCGCTGGTGCTGCGTTTTGATCCCGACGACCAGCCCATTCTACGACTCTCGTTGCAGGCCGATCTGCCGCCGGCCAAACTCTATGATCTTGCCAACGAAACAGTCAAGCCGCTGCTGGAACAGGTCGGCGATGTGGGCGGCGTTCGCCTACTGGGCGGGGCGCGGCGCGAGATTCAGCTGGAGCTGGATCGCAATCGTTTGAATTCCTATCGCATCTCCGCAGTCCGCATTGCCAATCAGCTGCGCAATTCCGGATTGAATGTACCCGTGGGCCGCTTTGAATCGGGCGCTCAGGAAATCAGTTTTCGCACGCTGGGCGAGTTTTCCAGTATCGAAGACATTCGCAATACAACCGTCAGCTTTGGCGCTGATATCGGCAGCGGCGTAACCATCGGCGAATTGGGGCAGGTGCGCGACGCCACCGAAGATACCAAGGCCATCGGCTATTTCTATGCGCCGCTCCAGGATCGGCCTCATCCAGGTTTGTTGCGCAATCTAATTGGCGGAGATACCCCGCAGGTAGAACGTCAATTGCGGCCGGCGTTGTTTATCGATGCTTACAAACAGTCCGGTTCAAATACTGTGGCCGTGGTGGACGCGCTGCTGAAGCGCGTTGGCGAAATCAACCAACGCCTGGCGAGCGGCGAAGGCAAGCCGCGAATCATCGTGGTTCGCGATAGCTCGCTCTGGATTCGCTACAACATCGAAGACGTTGCCACCGCTATTGTGCTGGGCATTGTCCTGGCCGTGGTCGTCGTTTACTTCTTTCTTGGAAATCTACGCTCAACGATCATAACCGGTCTGGCTTTGCCCAACTCCTTGCTGGGCGCCTTTCTCCTGATGTACGTGATGGGCTTCACCATCAATGTAATGACCTTGCTGGCGCTTTCGCTCTGTATCGGTCTCTTGGTGGACGACGCGATTGTCGTGCGTGAGAATATCTTTCGAAAAATCGAGGAAGGGCTGCCGCCGCGCGAGGCGGCGGAGAAGGGAACGACCGAGGTTACTCTTGCAGTCATTGCAACCACCGCCACCGTCATAGCCGTGTTCCTGCCGGTGGGCTTTCTGACCGGCATCATCGGACAATTCTTCAAGGAATTTGGCCTGACCGTGGTGTTTGCCATGTTGATCAGCCTATTTGACGCGCTGACCATTGCGCCAATGCTATCGGCTAACTTCGCCGGCGGTCTGGATCACAAGCGCAACTTTCTGCTGCGGGCCTTTGATCGTTACCAGGACTGGCAAGACCGCCTTTACGAGCGGGCCATGGCCTTTACGCTGCGCCGCAAGAAGACAGTCATCGCCATTTCCGTTGGCGTCTTTGTGTTGAGTTTGCTGAGCCTGGGGCTGGTAAAACGGACGTTCCTGCCCCCCAACGATCAGGGCGAATTTCAGATCAGCTTTGAATTGAAACCTGGCGCCTCGCTGGAAGGAACGCGAGTCATTGTCGATCAGGTTGTGCAGAAGCTGCAGAATGAGCCGCTGGTTGAAAAGATGGCCATCGTTATTGGCAACGAAAACGCCGAGTCCAACGTTGCCAACATCGGCATCCAGCTGGTCCCGTCCGGAGAACGCCGGATTTCTACGGTGGATTTTAAGAGCCATGTCCGCGAGATGCTGGCCCCTTTTCATGAAGCGCGCGCCCGCGTGGCGGACTACAGCGCCGTCGGCGGCGGCGTTCAGTATCCTTTCAACTTGAACCTGCGCGGCGAGGATCTTCAAGTGCTGGACGCCTATGCCTCCAAATTGGTGGAGCGAATGCGAAATATTTCCGATCTGACTGACCTCGACAGTAGCTTTCGTCCAGGCAAGCCGGAGTTCCAGGTTGTATTTGATCAAGCGCGCATGCAGGCAGTAGGAGTCGCGCCGGTCATCGCCGGACAGGAGTTGCGCTATCATGTGGCAGGCGGCGTCGTCGGCAAGTTGCGCCAGAATGGCCTGGAGTATGATATTCGTTTGCGCCTGCGTCCCGAGCAGCGCAACCTGCGCGCCGCCTTCAGTCAGACGATGATTCCCAATCTGAACTTTCAGATGATTCCGCTTCCTGCGATCAGCGTGGGTCGGGAAAACTACGGACCGGCGCGCATCTCGCGCGAAAACCGAGCGCGAGTTGTTACGATCAATGCCAATCTTTCGCCTGGCGGCGCTCTCGATTCGGCCACGGAACAGGTGAAGAAACTGCTGGATCGTGAAATGCCGCCGCCGCCTGGCGTGACCTACGCTTTCATCGGTCAGGCCGAGGATTTGCGCGAACTGATTGCCAATATCATTCTGGCCTTCGGCATCGCGCTGCTATTTATCTACCTTGTACTGGCATCGCTCTACGAATCCTTTGTTACGCCCTTTACCATCATTTCCGCCCTGCCAACAGCCATTTCTGGCGCATTTTTTGCGCTGGCGATTACTGGAGAGTTCCTGAATATCTTCAGCATGATCGGGGTGATTCTCTTGATGGGGTTGGTGACCAAGAACTCCATTCTGCTGGTGGACCGCGCCATGGAGAATATGCGCCATCGCGGCATGGATCGCGACGCCGCCATTTTTGAAGCCGGTCAGGTGCGATTGCGACCCATCTTGATGACGACCTTCGCTATGATTGCCGGCACGCTGCCGGTTGCGCTGGGACTTGGCGAGGCGGCCAAGAGCCGAACAGCAATGGGTATCGCCATCATTGGCGGACTCTTTATCAGCACGCTGGTAACGCTCTTGCTTGTGCCGGCCATCTTCGCCTACATCGATCGCTTGCGCGAATTCCTGGAAGGCCTTGTTACTCGCGCCTCGGGCGATCAGGCGAGCTCCGGCCCGCATGGTTCGGCGAGCGCCTCCAATGCGGGCAATGGATCGTTATCCGAGGAAGAAGTTCGACGCAGCTCATATCCAGACCTGCCGCCAGAATTCGGCGGGCGTCGGCGCCGCCGGCATTGAACGGCAATGGCTGCGAGCGGGGAATGGCCGCTGATCGTCATCGGCGGCGGTGCGGCCGGCGTTTTCGCGGCGATCCATTTTGCCGGTGACAGCGGCGCCCCCGTCTTGTTGCTGGAGGCCGGATCGCGACTGTTGCAGAAGGTCAGTATCTCCGGCGGAGGCCGATGCAATCTGACTAACGCCGAGCCCGATCGACGGCGATTTGCCGCCGCCTATCCGCGCGGTGAAGCAAGCATGCGTTCCTGGCTGCGCCGCTTTTCGGCGCGCGATCTTTGCCGCTGGTTTGAAGGACGGGGCATTGCGCTCAAGACCGAGGTCGATGGTCGTATCTTTCCTTTAAGCGACAGTTCGCAGACAGTTATCGACGCCCTGCAGTCGGCCCTCGTCGAGGAGGCGGTGGAGCTTCGCCTGCGCAGTGCGGTCCAGTCAATCGCCGCCGGCAACAACGGCTATCTTGTGCAGCTGCGAAATGGCACAGCGCTGCACACTGCGCAGTTGATTGTTGCAACCGGCGGGGGGCGGACGGCGGCCGCCTGGGCCTCCGCCATGGGCATAGCTGTCCAGCCGCTTACGCCATCGCTTTTCAGCTTTCAGATTGATGATCCGGAACTTAGATCGCTGAGCGGTCTGTCCGCGCCGGCGGCGTTGAGTCTGCCGCAATTCAACCTGAAAGCGCGAGGCGCACTACTGATCACACACCGGGGCCTTTCCGGTCCTGCAGTCTTGCGATTGTCTGCCTTTGGCGCGCGCCATTTGCAGCGCTGCGGCTATCGCGCTCGCCTGCAGATCGACCTTGCTCCGGACAGCGGGGAGCAAGAATTGCGCGCCAGATTGCTTGAGCTTCGACAGAGCAGCGGAGGACGAAGTTTGCTTTCGATTTGGCCGACGCCGTCGGCGCGGCGGCTGCGCGAGTATGTCTGGCATCGATCTGAAACGCCCTTGGATCTGCGCTGCTCTCAGATTACAGCTGCCCAGCAAACAAGTCTGATAAGAAACATTAAACATATGCAAGTACAAATCAATGGAAAGGGGCCATTCAAAGAGGAATTTGTGTGCGCCGGCGGCGTGGATCTGGCGGCGCTGGACCGCCGCTGGCCGGAATCGCTGCAGCACCCCGGCCTCTACTTTGCAGGCGAAGCCCTGGATATCGACGGACTGACCGGGGGATACAACCTGCAGGCGGCCTGGACCACCGGCTACCTTTGCGCACAAGCCGCCGCGCAGCGTCAAGGCAGCGCCGCAAAAGTGAATTGATTTAAGCGCAAGGCGCTTGCCAGCGCCGGGCGGCGCGCCGCAATACTGCGATGAACCTTCCACAGCGCATTTCGTTTGTCACCCTGGGCGTAGCCCGTCTCGATCGGTCGCGTGAATTCTATAGCGATGCGCTGGGCTGGACGCCGATCAAAGACACGCCTGAGATCATCTTCTATAATTTGAACGGCATCTTCCTGGGTCTTTTCCCGAGCGAGGAATTGGCGGCCGACGCCAACGTCGCGGCCAGCGGGGAGGGCTTTCGCCATTTTACACTGGCTATCAATCTGCGCTCGGAACTCGAGGTCGACCAGGCCTTTGCCCGCTTGCGCCGTCAGGGCGCAGCGATTCCGCAGGCGCCGGCGCGCGTCAGCTGGGGCGGATATCGCGGCTACTTTGCCGATCCGGATGGGCATCTTTGGGAAATCGCCTTCAATCCGCACATACGTATGGATGAAAGCGGAAACCTTTTGGACCATCGCTGAGTATGTACAAAGAAAAGTGGAGGACGCGCCCGTAAGCCGGATTCTGTTTTAGACCGTCATTTCTCTTGGCCAGCAGTTGCCCGCTGGCTCTTTGCTCTCTACCCGCGACCTTGGCCGGACCGGCCTCGAACGGTCGCCTACTTGAGATTGCGCCGGAGAGGGCTTGCCGTGCCGTGCCAGTTGCCTGTCACGCGGTGGGCTCTTACCCCGCCATTTCACCCTTGCCAGCTTGCGCTGGCGGTTTCCTTTCTGTTGCGCTATCCGTAGCGTCTTGCGACGCTCCCGGGCGTTACCCGGTCTCCTGTCCTGCGGCGTCCGGACTTTCCTCACTTGCCGGATTGCTCCGGTCTGCGCGACGATCCGGCGCGCCCTCCGTCAACAAGCGCGCGGCAAGGCCGGCGCGACGGCAAGCTACTTTGGGCGCGGGCAACAGCGCTCGCGTCGGCGACAAGATTCGACTGACAGTCGGCAATGATTGCTGCGTCGTGGGCTTATGGCTGTCGTTCGAAAAGACGGAGGAAACAGTCGCTCCGATTTGTTCATCCGGATCCTGAAACTCTCCGGCGCTGTGCTGGCAATCGGCCTCACGCTCTGGTTAGTCTCGCTACTGCTGGAGGCGATGGAGGGCAGCGAGGAGGCGGCAGACTTTCGGTCGGGCATCTGGATCATTGGCGTATTGATCTTCTTTCTATTATTCGCCGCCTATCTCGTCTTTCGACCGGCGCCGGATCCATCCAGTCAAAATTCGGAGCGTCCTGATACGTCAGGCGACCAACCATTGAAACGAATCGCCCTCGCTTCATTGCTGGTGACCCCACTGATTGCGTTCTTTATTCATCCACTGATCGGCAAGCTCAGTCATAGCTTTGTGCTCCTCTGGATGATTGCGGTTACAATCGCTACTTTTCTCTATCGCATGCGCTTGGGGGGCCGGCGCGCCGACTGGCGAAAGCTGTTAACTCCAGATGCGCCGAACCTCGCGCAGCAGATTCAATCCATCATCCGTCTTCATCCGCCGCTGGACCAGACCTGCGCCTGGACTGCCGCCATTGCTACGCACTTTGCGCGCGTCGACGGCCGCATCACGGCAGACGAACAGCATACACTCAAGCAAGCTCTGGAGCGAGAGTTTCCTTCAGTCAATCATGTGCTGATGGCGCGAGTGATTGCCACGACGGCGGACGTCCTTCGTCGTCAGTCTGCGGCGGAGAATCGCGCATCGCTGCTTAACTTCGTTTCTGCCTTCGAAGCAGCCGCGCCAGCGCTGGCAGCGCCCGGACCGGGGACCATGCGCCAAATGCGTGAATTTGTAGCGGAAACTATCATCAACGTCATACTAGCCGACGGTCGCGCTACTGCGGAAGAAAAGCTGCTCTTCGAAGAGCTGGCGCGCGCCCTTCGGCTCTCGCCGGCGGCGGCGGAATCCATCTGGCGCATGGTCGAGGGTAAACGCGGGCGGCGCAGCGCTGACGGGG
This window of the Leptospirales bacterium genome carries:
- a CDS encoding lysophospholipid acyltransferase family protein; protein product: MIFPLSLMPFRFSELQLFWFCRLLFGLSSSFRKRIVNNVDASFPDKSSAERARICRQNLRSLARLTNEFIHEPRIRPREVPEHIVLEPDGGELHRRLLSKGGILVLGHLGSWEWMGIGLTSSIRTSELHVLAKRQSNPWSNAWIERVRASQNIKLIYTDESPRLILQHLKKGNMVAFIADQDAGQSGEFYPFMGQLASTYQGPALFARMTDAPIVFCWSWHDERSRLHFQVQELPRPALDPKGDAAEWERQFTLNWVRLLEEKVRLFPEDYYWLHRRWHTRPADAQAIWNIWRERGVI
- a CDS encoding efflux RND transporter permease subunit produces the protein MNLASLSIKRPIFISSIVILMLAMGGIALNRLGIDLFPKVTFPYVLVTTTYLGAGPEEVENLISRPIEEQLSSIAGIKRVSSRNQEGLSVVIAEFTLQTDIKYAEQQVRDKVGTARVDFPADADESLVLRFDPDDQPILRLSLQADLPPAKLYDLANETVKPLLEQVGDVGGVRLLGGARREIQLELDRNRLNSYRISAVRIANQLRNSGLNVPVGRFESGAQEISFRTLGEFSSIEDIRNTTVSFGADIGSGVTIGELGQVRDATEDTKAIGYFYAPLQDRPHPGLLRNLIGGDTPQVERQLRPALFIDAYKQSGSNTVAVVDALLKRVGEINQRLASGEGKPRIIVVRDSSLWIRYNIEDVATAIVLGIVLAVVVVYFFLGNLRSTIITGLALPNSLLGAFLLMYVMGFTINVMTLLALSLCIGLLVDDAIVVRENIFRKIEEGLPPREAAEKGTTEVTLAVIATTATVIAVFLPVGFLTGIIGQFFKEFGLTVVFAMLISLFDALTIAPMLSANFAGGLDHKRNFLLRAFDRYQDWQDRLYERAMAFTLRRKKTVIAISVGVFVLSLLSLGLVKRTFLPPNDQGEFQISFELKPGASLEGTRVIVDQVVQKLQNEPLVEKMAIVIGNENAESNVANIGIQLVPSGERRISTVDFKSHVREMLAPFHEARARVADYSAVGGGVQYPFNLNLRGEDLQVLDAYASKLVERMRNISDLTDLDSSFRPGKPEFQVVFDQARMQAVGVAPVIAGQELRYHVAGGVVGKLRQNGLEYDIRLRLRPEQRNLRAAFSQTMIPNLNFQMIPLPAISVGRENYGPARISRENRARVVTINANLSPGGALDSATEQVKKLLDREMPPPPGVTYAFIGQAEDLRELIANIILAFGIALLFIYLVLASLYESFVTPFTIISALPTAISGAFFALAITGEFLNIFSMIGVILLMGLVTKNSILLVDRAMENMRHRGMDRDAAIFEAGQVRLRPILMTTFAMIAGTLPVALGLGEAAKSRTAMGIAIIGGLFISTLVTLLLVPAIFAYIDRLREFLEGLVTRASGDQASSGPHGSASASNAGNGSLSEEEVRRSSYPDLPPEFGGRRRRRH
- a CDS encoding NAD(P)/FAD-dependent oxidoreductase, translating into MAASGEWPLIVIGGGAAGVFAAIHFAGDSGAPVLLLEAGSRLLQKVSISGGGRCNLTNAEPDRRRFAAAYPRGEASMRSWLRRFSARDLCRWFEGRGIALKTEVDGRIFPLSDSSQTVIDALQSALVEEAVELRLRSAVQSIAAGNNGYLVQLRNGTALHTAQLIVATGGGRTAAAWASAMGIAVQPLTPSLFSFQIDDPELRSLSGLSAPAALSLPQFNLKARGALLITHRGLSGPAVLRLSAFGARHLQRCGYRARLQIDLAPDSGEQELRARLLELRQSSGGRSLLSIWPTPSARRLREYVWHRSETPLDLRCSQITAAQQTSLIRNIKHMQVQINGKGPFKEEFVCAGGVDLAALDRRWPESLQHPGLYFAGEALDIDGLTGGYNLQAAWTTGYLCAQAAAQRQGSAAKVN
- a CDS encoding VOC family protein; amino-acid sequence: MNLPQRISFVTLGVARLDRSREFYSDALGWTPIKDTPEIIFYNLNGIFLGLFPSEELAADANVAASGEGFRHFTLAINLRSELEVDQAFARLRRQGAAIPQAPARVSWGGYRGYFADPDGHLWEIAFNPHIRMDESGNLLDHR
- a CDS encoding DnaJ domain-containing protein, translated to MAVVRKDGGNSRSDLFIRILKLSGAVLAIGLTLWLVSLLLEAMEGSEEAADFRSGIWIIGVLIFFLLFAAYLVFRPAPDPSSQNSERPDTSGDQPLKRIALASLLVTPLIAFFIHPLIGKLSHSFVLLWMIAVTIATFLYRMRLGGRRADWRKLLTPDAPNLAQQIQSIIRLHPPLDQTCAWTAAIATHFARVDGRITADEQHTLKQALEREFPSVNHVLMARVIATTADVLRRQSAAENRASLLNFVSAFEAAAPALAAPGPGTMRQMREFVAETIINVILADGRATAEEKLLFEELARALRLSPAAAESIWRMVEGKRGRRSADGASQAGTTGDALQLLGLQPGYNDRQLQRAWRHMALRFHPDRIPFDDAATKQAAHERFLKLKAAYDLLHAGRGDAG